The following proteins are co-located in the Spea bombifrons isolate aSpeBom1 chromosome 3, aSpeBom1.2.pri, whole genome shotgun sequence genome:
- the LRATD1 gene encoding protein LRATD1, which yields MGNQLDRITHLNYSELPTGDPSGIEKEELRVGVAYFFSDEDEDLDDRGQSERYTVRDSSPSEGEGHLLLNEIEFSAYSCQECIFSKLRGSQDLSVYPVQGLLAFCKPGDLLELLFICPATDHPPPPSSPHWAVYVGQGQIIHLHRGEIRKDDVFEVGGGCMGRVVSNWYRYRPLNAELVLQNACGHLGLRTDEICWTNSESFAAWCRFGNREFKAGGEVHTGNLQYFLKLHLEENNIHTLRFHSLEDLIREKRRVDAGGKLRVLKELSMVEEKQ from the coding sequence ATGGGAAATCAACTGGATCGCATCACCCACCTGAATTACAGCGAGCTGCCGACAGGGGACCCCTCCGGGATTGAGAAGGAAGAGCTGCGGGTCGGGGTGGCTTACTTCTTCTCGGATGAAGATGAGGATCTGGACGATAGAGGGCAGTCAGAGCGCTACACAGTGAGGGACTCCAGCCCCAGCGAAGGAGAGGGGCATCTACTACTCAACGAAATCGAGTTCTCCGCCTATAGCTGCCAGGAATGCATCTTCTCCAAGCTCAGAGGCAGCCAGGACCTCAGTGTTTACCCCGTCCAGGGCTTGCTAGCCTTCTGCAAACCAGGAGACCTCCTGGAGCTGCTCTTCATTTGCCCAGCAACGGACCACCCTCCACCCCCATCATCCCCACACTGGGCAGTTTATGTTGGACAGGGACAGATCATCCACTTACACCGAGGGGAAATCCGCAAAGACGACGTATTTGAGGTTGGGGGAGGGTGCATGGGCAGGGTGGTGAGTAACTGGTACCGGTACAGGCCACTCAATGCTGAGCTGGTCCTCCAGAACGCATGTGGACATCTTGGCTTGAGAACTGATGAGATTTGCTGGACTAACTCTGAGAGCTTTGCAGCCTGGTGCAGGTTTGGCAATAGGGAATTTAAAGCTGGTGGAGAAGTCCACACTGGGAACCTGCAATACTTCCTGAAGCTCCATCTAGAGGAGAACAACATCCACACTCTGAGGTTTCACAGTCTGGAGGACCTTATAAGAGAGAAACGAAGAGTGGACGCTGGTGGCAAACTGAGAGTCCTCAAGGAGCTCTCCATGGTAGAGGAGAAACAGTAA